The Streptomyces sp. NBC_00576 genome contains the following window.
CTTCACCCGCACCCTGGGCCACGAACTCGCCGACACCGGGATCCGCACCCAGGTGGTCCTCCCCGGCCCGGTGGCCACCGAATTCGACCAGGGGGCCGGGCAGACCGTCCCCGTCGCCATGACCGCCGAGGACGTGGCGCGAGCCAGTCTCACCGGGCTCCGCCTGGGCGAGACGATCTGCGTCCCGGGTCTGGAGGACCAGTCCGCGCTACTCGACGCGCTACTCGGCGCCGAGAGCGCCGTGCTGTCCGGCGGACGCCGTTCAGAACTCGCCTCCCGCTACCGGTAGGCGCTGCCGCGGTGAGCGGACGCCGAGCCGTCAGGTCGGCAGCTCGATGCAGCTGAGTGGCCCCGGTGTTCGGCCCCATCGCCGCGCTGGACCTTCGTGGCTCCCCGGTGGCAGACCTGCGGGCTCCGCAGGGACCTGGACGGGGCGAAGCGGGCGTACGCGCCCAACGTTTGCGCTCGGAACACGTCGACAGGCGTCACCGCCGATCGGTTCGGACGGCCGGCGAGAACGGGTTGTCCCGAGCGACCGGGAGATTGTCGGAATCGGTTCTGTGAGGGACAGCACCAACTAGTGAAAGGGAGATCGATGAGCAGGTTCAACGAGCAGGAAGTCGCCTACCTGAAGGAACACGTCCTCGGTCGGCTCGCCACGACGGGTACGTCCGGCAAGCCGCATGTGGTGCCCATCAGTTACCACTTCGATCCCGAGCGCGAAGTGATCAAGATTGGGGGGCGCGTGCTGGAGGGGCGCGGACAGGAGCGGCTCTACATCCGGCACCTCAAGGTCAACCCGCAGGCGGCCTTGGTCGTCGACGACGTGGCAGAGGGGGAGACCTGGCAGCCGCGAGGGATCCTTATCAAGGGAGCAGCCGTCCTGCACACGGAGGGTGGTGAGGTGCTGGGGCCGGGTTTCGGTCCGAACTGGCTCGAGGTGGTGCCCGACTGGGTCACGTCCTGGAGCATCGATACCCCTAACTGAGTTGGCCTTTGACGTGACCGACGGGTCGCCGGTCGGCACCGTCCCCGAAGGAGGCGTTGCCGTGCTCCGCTGTCTGCCCCACGGGGCGAGCGAGATGCACCGATGTCCGCCGAACTGAAAACCGGAGAGACGACGGGAAGCGGCCCGCCTCACAGGCACGCGGTGCCGGGGCGGGCCGACGTGGCGTACGGCGGTCAGTGAACTCCCCGTCCCCACGGCCCTCGGCGGTACCGCGAAAGTCATCCACTCGACGTGTTCACGCCCTCGCAGGCGAACGGTTGTCCGGCGGACGTAGGTCAGTTGACCGGCTGGAGATCGGTCATCCGGCGCTGGAGGTCGAGGTTGAGGTCGGTGGTCGGCGGTCGGTAACTTTCCAAGCGAGCCCGAGCTTCCGCAGGCATTCAGCCGACGTCCTCTCCAAAACACCCACCTTTACCGGGACTCGGAGGCCGACCGGGTTGCCTGACCCGGCCACCTCGCGTTGTCGCCCCCGGCTTTCCGTCGCGTACGTCGGCCCCGTACGTCGGCCCCGCCTCAGGCGGTTGGCCGCTGTGCGGTCGAGCGCGGCGACGTGGTGCCTCTCGTAAGCGGCCTGTCTGGTCAACTGCTTGGGGAACTTACGGGCCGTAGGCCGTGGAGGACGGTGTCGACGATCTGTTCGGCCAGTCCGTCAGGGAGGTCGGGGTCGGGGCGTGCGAACGAGCGGATGAGCAGGGGGCCGACGAACAGGTCGATGGCCAGTTCCGCGTCGACGTCCGTACGAAGTTCCCCGTTCCTCTGACCTCGCCGGAGGATCTCCAGCCCGAGGTCGCGCCGCGGAGCGATCACGTCGGCATGGTAGGCGGCCCAGATCTTCGGGCTGCTTCTCATCTGGGCGTGCGCGTTGTGCAGGATCGCCGACGAGCGGCTGATCAGACTGCGTTGACGCAGTGATTCCAGCAGAACGACCAGGTCGTCCCGCAACGACGTCCCCGGGAGTTCGTGCTCGGCAGGCTCAGCGGCGCGCATGAGGTGGAGGAAGAGCTCCTCCTTGTCGCTCCAGCGGCGGTAGATGGCTGCCTTGCCGACGCCGGCGGTGCGGGCGATGCGCTCGACGGAGAGATCGGCCAACGGGACGCCGTCCTCGAGAAGCTTCATCACCCCCTCCAGGATGGCCTGTTCCACCGTCTCGCTGCGGGGACGACCGCGGTTGGGCCCGTGCGACGGCAGACGGCTGTCGGCACGACTCATGGGGTTCCATCCTCTCGCTCGCGGTGCGCCGACGTATGTCGCTCGGCTCGCGTGGGGATTCCGCCCCCGGAGCAACACTCACGTGTGTCTGATGACGTGCGTCCCGCGCCTTCTCATGTCAAGGGCTGGTTCAAGGTTCGGCTGTCGAGGGCAAGGGCGTCGGGATTCAGTTCCTCGACCAGACGGTAGAGCAACCGGTGAATGGTTTCCTTGTCGTCGGGAGCGAGCGGCGAGGTGGTCTCTCCTTCGATCCGCCGGGCGATGTTCGCGGCACGAGCGGCTGTCGAGTCTCCCTCGGCGGTCGCGTACAGGCGCATGCTGCGGCGG
Protein-coding sequences here:
- a CDS encoding TetR/AcrR family transcriptional regulator is translated as MSRADSRLPSHGPNRGRPRSETVEQAILEGVMKLLEDGVPLADLSVERIARTAGVGKAAIYRRWSDKEELFLHLMRAAEPAEHELPGTSLRDDLVVLLESLRQRSLISRSSAILHNAHAQMRSSPKIWAAYHADVIAPRRDLGLEILRRGQRNGELRTDVDAELAIDLFVGPLLIRSFARPDPDLPDGLAEQIVDTVLHGLRPVSSPSS
- a CDS encoding pyridoxamine 5'-phosphate oxidase family protein; this encodes MSRFNEQEVAYLKEHVLGRLATTGTSGKPHVVPISYHFDPEREVIKIGGRVLEGRGQERLYIRHLKVNPQAALVVDDVAEGETWQPRGILIKGAAVLHTEGGEVLGPGFGPNWLEVVPDWVTSWSIDTPN